The stretch of DNA ATGTGTGCATGCATCTGAAGCTAAGATTAGTGCCGCACGCCCTTGCCACCTTGCTTCTTCTCGGGGTCGGCGGCGTTCATGCTGAAGCTGGTGAGTGTGTGCGGCCACCGGCGCTGTTGAAGCTGAAGCTATTGGTCTTCTTGCCGGTGGCGGGTTCGGTGGCCGTCGCGTGCTGGCTTAGCAGCAGAAGCTCCAGCAGGGCCACGCCCAGCAGCGTCATGCGCAGCTCACCGGACCTGGACGCCATCACCTCTCTACGGATGTGAGAACGGATACGACGGGATTGGCAGGGATGGAAGTCTGCGGTTTATTCGGATGGATCGCGGCTTGGTTATGGTGGACCGCGCGCGTCGGGCCTCCCGCTCCAGCACACGCTagtccgccgcctcctgccgctGCGTACGTGTTGCCCATGTGCGCGGGAGCGCCCCCCGCCGGAGACCGCGCCTCTGCCTGGACGCGTGCGCATGTGGGGCCCGCGCTGCCGCCTGGTTCCTCCGGTGGATCcatgcctccgccgccgccacgtgGGGTTTCGAAGGGATGGGAGGAATCGAGTGGGGTGGAGAGAACAGAGCATGAATCGGTTTCAACCCTATCGTTTAGCTAGGGGTATTTTGGTTTGTCCCTAAATAATCTGACAAGTTTAGGGAAGAAACTAACGGAGGTAGTAGAAGGGCTAGTTTAGGGAAGAAACGAAGTTAGGGTGTCAAATAGGGAAGTTCTGAAAAAAAGTGGCCAAGGAAGGAAGAGGTAAGTTTTGTAGGGCCAAATAGGGAATTTTCTcggattttttttttgggggggggggagatTGTCAGATCGAGCTCAGAGTAGTATTTCTTATGCCATGCTCAAATTTCTATTAACACAAGTACCAGATAAATAAGTGGAAAACAAACTATATTTTGTGATCGTCACTATTATAGTATTATGTAAATGTATTCAGCCTGGACTTTTAATCTTCACTTATTAATCAGAAGCTGAGAAGGGCTACGTGAATGTGGATACTAACTAAAAATTTACAGCAATATTGCACCTCTCGGTTCTATTTGAACTGCTAGGATAGGAATATACCAAGCTTTGTATCTTCAACCACATGGTACAACAGCACCAAAGTGCTGGTGGAGTTATGCCATGCAACAAACCCTGTATTTTCAACAATATATAGGCAGTATGGAATGCTTAGCCCATGTTCATCATTTTTTTGGTTATGTTAATTGATTTGCTGGGGCAGAGGTTGAGTTTCAGTTGGTATTTTCACAAAGGCAAGATCGCGATCCTTGAATGCTAGGCTTTTCAGTCAACGGGGCATGATGTTTGTTTGAAACTTGGAATGTGCCAATATGGCAAGCTTTTTTCAGTAAACTAGTGCATTTTCCCAGTAAACTAGTGAAGCTGACTGCTGACGTGTTGGCATGTTGCCATCTCTATACGACTATACCAGCGGCTTCCCCCTACTGAAGCTGACTGCTTACATGTTGGCATGTTGCAATCTTCATTCTCCATATGATCTTTTGGCGCTGGCTTggtcttttccttttttttcctctgGCATTTTCTTTTAGTCGATTATCTTACCCATCTGTCTCATTCCAGGGATTCGACAAGTTGAAAGAAGTAGTGGACAAGTGGGCAGAGTCACCATTAGCCGCATAAAGGATCGCTTTTGCTGGATAAAATCCCAGGATTGCAGCACAATTTTGGCTCCGGGATTAGAGCGTGTGACGAAAGGCCCTTTTCCAGATAAACGAGAAAGGAGGTTTGTCAACCCCGTTGACAATAGAAAACGGAGGCTCCGTTTGGATTTGTTATGTTTGTTGGGTTGAGTGATCAAAAAATTTTGTGTGTACTTTGAAGGAAACCTATGTTGACTTGAATAAATTCCTCGCAAAGTTGTGCCTGAGAATAAATTCGAGTGAGGTATTGAGTTCTGCCATCGTCCTGACTCCTGACCAGAGACTGAACCAACCGCCCTCTGGTGTGGGTTGGTTTAGCTTTGCAGTGGTTCTGTCTGGGACTGGGAAGACGCATTTCGGTGTTTGAAATTCTGTGGTTGCTAGGCTGTCTCCAACGGCATTCTCTAAAGCGTTCTGTACCCTATGTATAGAGAAGATTCTGTTCTCTATtactccagcagcgttctctaaatggtactctaaaatagagaacgctataggtttcctctatatataaagattctctctcctcttctctatttttttctttacgttttaaacactgaattaaataaaaataaaatatgtccatagcatttgaggtatgataaatacgtacgtataaaatttggaacaaaatacgtttctaatatagggtttaatgtatagagaacgagatttagagaacgttgttggagagaaatgagatatagaggagagaatcttgtagagaattctgtaaatgaagaaTATAGAGGAGGATAtagagaacgacggttggagatagccGTGGGTCTGGCCCGCATGAAATACGGACCTGGTTTGGGCTGGGGCCCTGCAACAGCATTCGTaattcctttttcttttgctGCGTGTGCAGTGCAGACCTCGCACGCACTGGCAGTGGAGTCTCGGTATCCCAGAATCGAAAAGGGTTTAGCTGCAGCGCTGGAAAAGCTGGTGCTCGTCCAGCGAAAGGCCGGCCTGACGAGCTCGGCCAGTGTCACCGCGCGCGTGTCGGCACGCGAGTGACCTTTTCCCCGCGTCGTCTGGATCGAGCCGCAACGCCGCAGCTGGCGCACCTGCTCCTGCACCCGTCACCCCAGGCTGCAAAAAGGCTGGGGCGAGTGGCGGGCAAGAGCGCGGTCCCGCTGGCTGGCTGCCGCTCGCAGCGCTGCACCTGCTCGCACGCCGGCCGCGTCGGGGCTGGtgacgcgcgcgcgccgtccgCGTCCGGCGTCCCACCGTTTCGGTCCTGATAAAAGatccccgccggcccggccaGAGCGATCTCCCCCGCCGTACGCGCGGCGGAGTGGAAAGCGACCTCTCTGTTTGGTGGAGTCCAGTGCACCGGCCCAAGTAGCACGGCGCGGCGCCCGGTGGCCAGCAATTTatctgctctgccgccggcggGGCTAGCACCTGCACGGTCGGTTAACCTCTACGACGGAGGCACGAGCGGTGGACAGGCGGGGAGCGCAACGGCCACAACGGTGGGCAAGATGGGAACAGGAAAACGGAAGAGGCCGGCTGGCCGGGAGCACGAGCGGCGGACAGGCGGCCGCGCGTGCGGGTGCGTAGGCGCGCACGTCAAGCCGTCAGCGCGTGCGGGCGCCCTTGCCTGCCCGATCGGTGGGTACGCGCACGAAACCCGTCTAATCGGGTGACTCCCTGAGAACCTGACCCGCGCCGCGGGGCGCGCGTGTGTCGTCGCTGCCGATGACGACGCGGGGCGCCGCCCGGGGGTCCTTTGCGCGTCCCACGGTCCACGCCCGGTGTGTCGGTGCCATGCCGTCTCAGGAAACGCGCGAACTAACGACCCGAGCATGGGCAGAGCTCGCATGACCGATGACGCGACGCGTTACCTAAACTGAGATCGAGATCGAGCTCTTAAGCTTCATGAGAATTTTTTAATTAGCTAAAGCACTGGCCTTTCATCTAAAAGGTTAGACGCCCACACGCACCGGACTTAACGCAGGCAAGACTGCCCGAATAGTCTCGAAAGAGGCACTCACACCTCTACACGCACACACCGCCTCAGCACCCGGTTGATGGCTGAGAATCGAACCCGTGCGGGCTGCCTGCACACCTGCACAGAGCTAGGCATCCGAGCTCCGCTCGGTTCTCGTTTCAGGAGAAAATCAAGCGACGCTTTCGAGTCTTTTGGTGCGTTCGTTTCCGGatatctaaagtttagagggatCATATCAAAAAGaattttatcatttagaagtattaaataaaatttaattacaaaactaattgtagaaccctagtgctaattcgcgagacgaatctaataaggtatattagtccatgattagcgaataattactgtagcatcaccgtggcaaattatggattaattaggctcattaaatttgtctcgcgaattagcacacagctgtgcaaaaaattttataaacagattttatttaatacttctaaatagtaaatagtaagattctctttgatgtgatgggtctaaagtttagagggtgggaaacgaacaggcccttTGACATCACAGTGTCAAAAAAATACAGTAGCAGTAGCAGTGTAGGTAGAGCACAAGCACTCGAGGTAGTCTTTagagggtgtttggatccacccccaaatggcaaaagggcaaatggtaaaatttttgctaTTATCACATCTGatgtttggatgctaattagaagtattaaatatagtttaattaaaaactaattatatagatgaggactaaataacgagacgaatctattaagcctaattaaatgtttggatgctaattagaagtattaaatatagtttaattaaaaactaATTATATAGATGAGAACTAAAtaacgagacgaatctattaagcctaattaatccataattagcaaaattacggtagcatctGCCCTTTTACACTTTgggatgtttggatccaaaagtacaaaaaaaaattgcaaaagaaaaaaaattttgcactttctctttcccATTCATCCTTACTACTGCCGTGGCGGCAGCTCTCTCCGTGCATCGCGTACGCTTGTCAGCCGCGCAGCCCTTTTGGCGCCTGGGCATTAAAGGAACGGGGCAGTGCTCGGGTGCAACTGCAGAGCTGGGGCGCGCCATTAAATATGCGGGCACGAGGTATCCCCGTTGCATTGGATCGGCAATTCGGTTGCACAGGCCATGGCAAGAGGGGCTTTACGCTGGCTATTTCTGACTAGAGTGGTGGTCGCTGATGAGCAGTGTCATTGAACTGCCCCGTGCGCGCGGAGGAGCCATTGAATATTTGAATCGACAGGAAGAAAATCGTGATGGGCCCTACCCATACCACATCTACATCCCGGTTCACGAAAGAGAACGAAAGAAAACTGCAAAACTATCTGAAAGATTAAAAGAAAGTGATTCCCGGTGCAAATTGAGCGAACGACGTGGTtgctagattttttttttaatgGTAAAGCAACACGAATGGAGTACCTTTCCAGCTCCGAATGACTCCATGTTGCAAGCAAAAGAAACCGAATGCTACAGCTAGACAGGCACTGCTCGGAAAGATACTCTACAGATTACGTCGAGGGCACTGGAACAACATGACACACTACGAGAGCACGTCAGAGCCTTCTGATCTGCATCAGACGGCGCTACTGAAATAACCTGGGAGTAATTTTTCTCCCGGGGGTAAAAAAGACAACCCAGGGGAACGTTGCCGCACGAGATTACTCACCAAATTACGCTGCTGCTACCTACTTGCTGCTTCTGGTGGTACTAAACTAACCGTGGGGGTAATTAACTGACTGCTGAGGCGGGGAGACGGACGGCGACGGCAGAGGATTAGCAGCGAGCGCTACAGGAAGATGAAGCACTCCATGGCCACCAGCGGGTTGTCCAGGGACTCCttcccctcgccctcgccggCGGTGGCTGCGGCATTCTCCTCCTCCGCcagcggcgcgggcggtggagACGCGGAGCCCGCGGGCGCGTCCGGCAgctgcgccggcggcgagagccGGGGAGGCGAGGGCGCCTCCTGCCCGCGCCGCGGCgacgcgcggccgcacggcctcGCCGGGACGGGCGGCTTACGTTGCGTGCCGggggtcgcggcggcggcacccGCGCTCGCTCGGCGCTGCTCCTGCGTCCGCTTCGCCGCGGGCGACGGCGACCTCCGGCCCGGCCGCTCGCCGGtgtcgcgccgccgcggcgggggcggcggcgagggcgacgCGCGGCCGGCGCCGACACCAGCGCGGCCGGCGCCTGGGACAGGGGAAGAGCCGCCCCGGTCCCGCCTGGCGCCGCGGGCGGCCTCGCCAGGCACGGCTGCCGCCCTCCTCCTGGCCGACGCCTTCGCCGGCGACCGCTCGGGCCCCGCGGCGGTGGTCGCGGCCGAGGACTCGGACGCCACCTCCGACTTCTCGTCGCCAGAGGGACCGGAACgggccggccccgccgcccgacgcgctctgccaccgccaccATCCTTCTTCACTCTGGCACCGCCGACTTTCGCCTTGGCCACGGCCTCCCCCGCCTCTTGCCCAGCCGACGCAGCCACGCGCCTCGGCCTGGGCCTCGGCTTGGCCTTCGGGGTCTCCGAGAGCACCTCCTTGACCgtctcctcctccggcggcggcggcggcgggtcgcgCGCCTCCGACCGCCGCCGCGCAGCCTCCCCCACGGAGCCCGGCGACTCGTCGCACTTCTTGCTGACGCAGCAACCCATTGCCTCCCTTGTCCGGCCTCACGCTTCCTGCAGAGTGCAGAGCTAGGCAGCCATTTCCCGCGAGCTTCTTGGTGCTgtggagggggaggaggggtaGTTTGGGAAGCAACGGCGAGAGAGTCGAGGGGAGTGTGGGCTTGTGGCGTTGGGTTTCCCTCCGTCGTGCTTTGAGTTATGtgaggagcagagcagctgtGGTGGGAGACCGGGAGTCAAAAGGACCGAGAGTTTGTTATCTCTGAGGCGTGCTTAAAATTAATCAGCTCGAGTTGTCCATTAGTGAAATGGATTTGCATTCTATAGTGCCAGCCAAGTCTGTaaatatactccctccgtccgtCCCATGAAGATACAAATCTCCCTTCAAAattaaataattttaaatttaactaaatttatataaaaatcaCTAACATTTATATCTCAAATAGatttagtataaaaatatattacatgaCCAAtctaataatatttattttataatataaatattaatactattttgtataaatttgatcaaatttgaaATCATTTGACTCGTCGGAAAGCGAGAGTTGCATTCTTTTCTGAACGGAGGGAGCATGTAATCAGAGGAGAATTGGCACATCTCTAGCTCCAagatttttatttttaaaaaactTGTCATGCATATCTTTGGAAAATCTTGAAACTAGAGCTACTGTGTACATTTTGTGTTTGGTTAAATACtttttaataataataataattgaCTTAAACTTATATATTTAAACCACTTTATCTTATCATGGGAACTTCAATTTATGTATGGGTTTTTTACGTGGAGCTGCGAAAACAGGTCCTAAATCAAAAGGAGAATCATGAACCTGTCATGTGATCAGCTTAAGATGAGATTTAAGTGTTTTAAATAGTATAGCATAGAATTCAGCGCTCCCATCATTAATAGCCCGTTATCTACTTCCATCGTAGCATCAACTTTTAGAGGCGTTTTTTTCCAGGCCGAGCATGTATTTTATTAAGAGGAAAGTAATACGACCCTTGTAAACCTTAATAGCACCACCAAGCAAGTGGCAGGCGACTCCGACACCGAATAAGAACAGCAAGAACAACAGAGGGAGCACATACAACCCACAACCCTAGACGCGACCAAACCTCAGGATAGGACTACACCTCTAAACCTACTAAAAGAAACAACATCGTCAAGGTGCAAAGGTCGACAACTCAACAAAGATGGCAAAGCATCCACCCAACCAACACAACCAAGGCGGCCAAGCATCTGCCCAAAACGATCCCCGACCAACGTGACGACGGCGGAAAAGCATCCGCCAGAGCAAGCCAAGAGACggcggcaaagcatccgccCGACAACAACCTGTGCAACCCGGACTAGGTGGACGAGACAAAGCAAAGATAAGCGCACAAGCAGGAACTCCAGGAGAAGAGCCGATGACCACTGCCAAGATAGGCGAAAGGGCCCGACGACCGGCCACGATCCCATCGACGACCAGCAGCGTTTACAAGACGACGCCTCAAGGGAGGGAGCGATGCCAAATGCGTCGTCATTGTCCGACCAATAAGGTCAAGGTTTTCACCCGGAAAGCACACCAAAGAGGAgagaaaagagggagagagtgtgtgacgccctgaaaattcacttattaaatcatgcgctagagtaattcgtaaaaacggttcgacgtcaaaaccctaaccctaaccggatcgctgttccgttctgcatcgctcgatggcttgtcgcccacgcgcgaccgcccgccgtgatTAGCGCCGGCGTAACTCCTTTTcccctcgcgcgaataccgcaaGCGTGGCCAACTGGCCGCGGctgccgccgcgattggcgccgacgcgttttctttccccccctcgctgttctcctcgcgctgtgtgcgtgcgtcgcgcgcgcgaatcccgccggcacgcgtctcttttctctcttctccccattgtcttttcttttcctcctttaccatttctttttccttttctttccatttttcctttctcttttcctttcttcccttttctcttcttttccctcttctcctttttccttcctttcctcctcttctccctgtttCTCCTTCCCCCTGCTCCCGAACACcgcacggccgtgcgccggccctgtgcgccgcgcccgcactgccccggccgtgccgcgtgcacgcgctcgccccgcgtgccccgcgtgccgcgccgaccgccgcgccgctcgtcgtcacgacggccgcgatgtcgcgccgcccgccgcgccgcccgtcgctggccgtgccgcccgccgctgctcccctgccgcgcgcccgccctgtgctcgcacggCTCCTTTCCCacgtgccctcggcgcctgcgccccgccgccacgccgcgtcgcgacggccgcgagcggccaaacgccattaatggccgcccgcgaccgccgccggccgagcccaccgccccaccgcctcggccacctataaaaggggccgaggggtACCCTGGCATCCCCACGAACACCGCAGCCCGGCTAGCCCCTCACCTCTctgtccctagcgccgccgccacacacaccaccaccggccgccgcccctcaccgcggTCCCGCCCCCTCGCTGCGTCCTatgccaaggtgaggccggggatggaatccccgtgcccccctctctcttttcccccatccccggaccgccgccgtgccctggccggccggatcgggccgccgccggcgccctgcctccccctcctctgttttgcacgggggagaggaaggagaagggcattttgcccatagccccccctTCTTCCTGTATTCCCCCAAAAGGACCCTTTCCCCCCTTTAATCACTTCTTTTGCTAAAAGAGACCTCActctttttattatttcaaaccgaacccTCCATAACATAAGCCCAGATGTACTCGACCCCCATTAGCGTACCCTGGATATTTCTGGGATTCGCAAATAGACccttactctttccggataattacgaacaagcccctggacccctgtttaacccctgaacccctctttacctcgtcattttatgtgcgaaactgtgacgccctgaaaacttACCAAATTAAACCACGCGCTAAAAtgtttcaatgaaaaaccattcgtcgtcaaaccctaactctaacccttgacgaccgacagcggacttgaccgccgtcccaatcccgcaccactcacacaagaccgctttccgcgaatagcgctggcgcgactcttttcctcgcgcagcgcgcgaacgccgagcacgcgtggccgacccgcacgcgatcacccgccgcgttctgcgccggcgctcctcgtgccgcgcgcgaatccccgcgcgcgcgtggccgaccggccgcggtcgccgccgcgaccggcgccggcacgccttcccctctttctcttttcttttctttttccaatctctctctctttctttctttcctttcctttcctccctttttcctttctctttttttttccctttttcctcccttcttccttttcccttctctcctctcctctcccctccttcccctgcctctgctcccgagcacccccacgccgcgcgccaccgtgccgcgcacgcgctcgcccccgcgtgccccgcgtggccgcgcgcgagctcctgcccaGCCGCGCCGtacccgcgcccccggccgcgcTGTGTCGCGCCACCagtgcacgcgcacgcgcgtgccgcgccgctcgccgtgccGCACGGCGCCCACATGCGCCcacccccgcgcgtgccgcaccgcccgtcgattggccgcgccgcacgctgccgcacaccgccgccgtcctgcaccaccgcgtcgcgacggccgcaagcggccggggcgccattaatggcgcccgcaccgcccgccggcccttcCCACCGACCCCCATCGCTCCTCCacgcggccgcctataagtagcctCCCCCGCACCTCGGCACCTCCACGAACGGCGCCACCACCCCCAGCCCCTTCTCGCACgctcccagctccgccgccgcacgccgctcggccgccacccgcaggcctccgccgccccactcccacgcctcgccccggctcaaggtgagcaggggaatcagttccccttggccccctctcccttttcccccacgcacccgagccaccccgggcctcggccgccgggattaggccggcgccgagccccttttccccttcctctgtttcacgggtgagaggaggaagaagaaggggtggttttgcgtttaaccccccccccccgcccttactctcttttctaaataaggacccccctctctaatagctccctttcgcgaaagaaaccctgcccactctattaattcaaattgaatccctccgttacataaaaacccaaccatgcccgacaccctttagcatgccctgattaATTCTAGGTTTCGCAGATAaacccttaccccctttagataattacgaacaagcccctggacccccgtttaagccctgaaacaacctttagcgcgtcattttatgtgcaaaacgacctccgattgacccgaaactttaccacgccctttctagtatagttttagccatgccattaagaaaccacccagagatattgcccctaactccgtaactaaattatttccgattcaagcctatcgtaaaagcttttagttctttcgcttgattgtgtgtctgtttgtttgcgtcgtaggacacggagtaaacgacgaggttcccgaccgcgaccaggcaactgaggaccagtactgcggccccgaacccgaaggacagtgcttcgatcaggacttcccgcaagggtttgacgatggcaagttcaattccgccctttgatgcatgtttctgtcctagtttttataaacacaacccagtggcctgttttataaaattgcattgttttgcgtgttgaaaacatggtaggatagccacccttgccgtgatagccataccttgaatacctgattttataaaaaaaaatgcgtgtgtgtgggaaagggtaaagtgtggatttgagaaacgagtcggacgggatggatggcatttctgtgtgaattgccgttggtgtgctcgtacctgtgtggttgagcgaggaagggagatatccatcctgtcacccctaaggaccgagttgatgtgacatctcacctagcttcttgtcgtgcgaaccacttgaccgttgtatgggcaacggcttagcataaatcccactagttggtctgatagccaccaggagagctgagagcaacgggtgatcaaggagaagggataagctctgtgtgacttatgccccggttaaacctcggagataggtcgaatgaccccttgatggatcccgtggtggctagtcaggtctagctaaggtgggtaatggctttgttgggatctgcaccggcactcaggtgttcgtgctgtggtaccccacctgtgggtaaagttgcacacctctgcagagttgaaatctattcgaatagccgtgcccacggtactgggcaagttacggtgtggtcacataactagtgtttctctctgggagtGGTTGAtcc from Panicum hallii strain FIL2 chromosome 3, PHallii_v3.1, whole genome shotgun sequence encodes:
- the LOC112886446 gene encoding skin secretory protein xP2-like, which encodes MGCCVSKKCDESPGSVGEAARRRSEARDPPPPPPEEETVKEVLSETPKAKPRPRPRRVAASAGQEAGEAVAKAKVGGARVKKDGGGGRARRAAGPARSGPSGDEKSEVASESSAATTAAGPERSPAKASARRRAAAVPGEAARGARRDRGGSSPVPGAGRAGVGAGRASPSPPPPPRRRDTGERPGRRSPSPAAKRTQEQRRASAGAAAATPGTQRKPPVPARPCGRASPRRGQEAPSPPRLSPPAQLPDAPAGSASPPPAPLAEEENAAATAGEGEGKESLDNPLVAMECFIFL